The following proteins are co-located in the Poecile atricapillus isolate bPoeAtr1 chromosome 20, bPoeAtr1.hap1, whole genome shotgun sequence genome:
- the ZBTB34 gene encoding zinc finger and BTB domain-containing protein 34 isoform X2: MDSSSFIQFDVPEYSNTVLSQLNELRLQGKLCDIIVHIQGQPFRAHKAVLAASSPYFRDHSALSTMSGLSISVIKNPNVFEQLLSFCYTGRMSLQLKDVVSFLTAASFLQMQCVIDKCTQILESIHSKISVGDVDSVTVGAEENSENRNGVKDSSYFANPIEISPPYCSQVRQSTAGSDLRMESTPGKTLRSRLQEEGHSDRGSSGSISEYEIQIEGDHEQGDLIVRESQIAEVKVKMEKSDRPSCSDSSSLGDDGYHTEMVDGEQVVAVNVGSYGSVLQHVYSFTHASSQATGVSETFGSLSNTSPSRSMLSCFRGGRARQKRVPTGHLHSDVQGLVQGADSESMVSNPGYENSPRERNARGHWYPYNERLICIYCGKSFNQKGSLDRHMRLHMGITPFVCKFCGKKYTRKDQLEYHIRGHTDDKPFRCEICGKCFPFQGTLNQHLRKNHPGVTEVRNRVESPDRTETFVEQKVDNDASASEAMDSSMEIHAMSNTSD; the protein is encoded by the coding sequence ATGGACAGCAGCAGTTTCATTCAGTTTGATGTGCCAGAGTACAGCAACACTGTTCTAAGCCAGTTAAACGAACTCCGCTTGCAAGGGAAACTCTGTGACATAATCGTGCACATCCAGGGTCAGCCGTTCCGTGCCCATAAAGCTGTCTTAGCGGCCAGTTCTCCGTATTTCCGTGACCATTCAGCATTAAGCACCATGAGTGGCCTGTCTATATCAGTTATTAAAAACCCCAATGTTTTTGAACagttgctttctttttgttacACTGGAAGGATGTCCTTGCAACTGAAGGATGTTGTCAGTTTTCTGACTGCAGCTAGCTTCCTACAGATGCAGTGCGTCATTGACAAGTGCACACAGATACTGGAGAGTATCCATTCAAAGATTAGTGTTGGTGATGTTGATTCTGTCACTGTTGGTGCCGAAGAAAATTCAGAGAATCGCAATGGCGTTAAAGACAGCAGCTACTTTGCCAACCCTATTGAGATATCTCCTCCCTATTGCTCTCAGGTGCGACAGTCAACAGCAGGCAGTGATCTTCGGATGGAATCTACTCCAGGCAAAACTCTGCGTAGTCGTCTGCAAGAAGAAGGGCATTCAGACCGAGGGAGCAGTGGGAGTATCTCTGAATATGAGATTCAGATTGAAGGTGATCATGAGCAAGGAGACCTGATAGTAAGGGAAAGTCAGATTGCAGAGGTGAaagttaaaatggaaaaatctgaCAGGCCAAGCTGCTCTGATAGCTCTTCCCTTGGTGATGATGGATATCACACTGAAATGGTGGATGGAGAGCAGGTGGTAGCAGTAAATGTTGGTTCCTATGGGTCTGTCTTACAACATGTTTATTCATTTACCCATGCCTCATCACAGGCTACAGGTGTGTCAGAAACCTTTGGAAGCCTGAGCAATACAAGTCCTTCAAGGTCAATGCTGAGCTGTTTCAGGGGGGGCCGTGCACGCCAAAAACGAGTACCTACAGGTCACTTGCATAGTGATGTCCAGGGCTTGGTGCAAGGGGCTGACAGTGAATCCATGGTGAGTAATCCAGGATATGAAAATAGTCCACGGGAAAGAAATGCAAGAGGTCATTGGTATCCGTACAATGAGAGGCTAATTTGTATTTACTGTGGCAAATCTTTCAACCAGAAGGGGAGCCTTGATCGACACATGCGATTGCACATGGGAATAACTCCTTTTGTGTGCAAGTTTTGTGGGAAGAAATATACCCGTAAGGACCAACTTGAGTATCATATTCGTGGTCACACAGATGACAAACCCTTTCGCTGTGAGATCTgtggaaaatgttttcctttccaggGTACACTAAACCAGCACTTGCGAAAAAATCACCCAGGGGTTACAGAAGTGAGAAACAGGGTTGAGTCTCCTGACAGAACAGAAACATTTGTGGAACAGAAAGTAGATAATGATGCTTCAGCTTCTGAAGCCATGGATTCTAGTATGGAAATTCATGCAATGTCTAACACATCAGATTAA
- the ZBTB34 gene encoding zinc finger and BTB domain-containing protein 34 isoform X1: MDVEICLFNWKSRLLFTSVEMDSSSFIQFDVPEYSNTVLSQLNELRLQGKLCDIIVHIQGQPFRAHKAVLAASSPYFRDHSALSTMSGLSISVIKNPNVFEQLLSFCYTGRMSLQLKDVVSFLTAASFLQMQCVIDKCTQILESIHSKISVGDVDSVTVGAEENSENRNGVKDSSYFANPIEISPPYCSQVRQSTAGSDLRMESTPGKTLRSRLQEEGHSDRGSSGSISEYEIQIEGDHEQGDLIVRESQIAEVKVKMEKSDRPSCSDSSSLGDDGYHTEMVDGEQVVAVNVGSYGSVLQHVYSFTHASSQATGVSETFGSLSNTSPSRSMLSCFRGGRARQKRVPTGHLHSDVQGLVQGADSESMVSNPGYENSPRERNARGHWYPYNERLICIYCGKSFNQKGSLDRHMRLHMGITPFVCKFCGKKYTRKDQLEYHIRGHTDDKPFRCEICGKCFPFQGTLNQHLRKNHPGVTEVRNRVESPDRTETFVEQKVDNDASASEAMDSSMEIHAMSNTSD; the protein is encoded by the exons ATGGATGTTGAGATCTGTTTGTTCAATTGGAAAAGCAG attacTCTTTACGTCTGTAGAAATGGACAGCAGCAGTTTCATTCAGTTTGATGTGCCAGAGTACAGCAACACTGTTCTAAGCCAGTTAAACGAACTCCGCTTGCAAGGGAAACTCTGTGACATAATCGTGCACATCCAGGGTCAGCCGTTCCGTGCCCATAAAGCTGTCTTAGCGGCCAGTTCTCCGTATTTCCGTGACCATTCAGCATTAAGCACCATGAGTGGCCTGTCTATATCAGTTATTAAAAACCCCAATGTTTTTGAACagttgctttctttttgttacACTGGAAGGATGTCCTTGCAACTGAAGGATGTTGTCAGTTTTCTGACTGCAGCTAGCTTCCTACAGATGCAGTGCGTCATTGACAAGTGCACACAGATACTGGAGAGTATCCATTCAAAGATTAGTGTTGGTGATGTTGATTCTGTCACTGTTGGTGCCGAAGAAAATTCAGAGAATCGCAATGGCGTTAAAGACAGCAGCTACTTTGCCAACCCTATTGAGATATCTCCTCCCTATTGCTCTCAGGTGCGACAGTCAACAGCAGGCAGTGATCTTCGGATGGAATCTACTCCAGGCAAAACTCTGCGTAGTCGTCTGCAAGAAGAAGGGCATTCAGACCGAGGGAGCAGTGGGAGTATCTCTGAATATGAGATTCAGATTGAAGGTGATCATGAGCAAGGAGACCTGATAGTAAGGGAAAGTCAGATTGCAGAGGTGAaagttaaaatggaaaaatctgaCAGGCCAAGCTGCTCTGATAGCTCTTCCCTTGGTGATGATGGATATCACACTGAAATGGTGGATGGAGAGCAGGTGGTAGCAGTAAATGTTGGTTCCTATGGGTCTGTCTTACAACATGTTTATTCATTTACCCATGCCTCATCACAGGCTACAGGTGTGTCAGAAACCTTTGGAAGCCTGAGCAATACAAGTCCTTCAAGGTCAATGCTGAGCTGTTTCAGGGGGGGCCGTGCACGCCAAAAACGAGTACCTACAGGTCACTTGCATAGTGATGTCCAGGGCTTGGTGCAAGGGGCTGACAGTGAATCCATGGTGAGTAATCCAGGATATGAAAATAGTCCACGGGAAAGAAATGCAAGAGGTCATTGGTATCCGTACAATGAGAGGCTAATTTGTATTTACTGTGGCAAATCTTTCAACCAGAAGGGGAGCCTTGATCGACACATGCGATTGCACATGGGAATAACTCCTTTTGTGTGCAAGTTTTGTGGGAAGAAATATACCCGTAAGGACCAACTTGAGTATCATATTCGTGGTCACACAGATGACAAACCCTTTCGCTGTGAGATCTgtggaaaatgttttcctttccaggGTACACTAAACCAGCACTTGCGAAAAAATCACCCAGGGGTTACAGAAGTGAGAAACAGGGTTGAGTCTCCTGACAGAACAGAAACATTTGTGGAACAGAAAGTAGATAATGATGCTTCAGCTTCTGAAGCCATGGATTCTAGTATGGAAATTCATGCAATGTCTAACACATCAGATTAA